From the Nocardiopsis changdeensis genome, one window contains:
- the tpiA gene encoding triose-phosphate isomerase, with translation MTQRLPLIAGNWKMNNNHLEAIALVQKLAFSLEDKDYEAAEVVVLPPFTDIRSVQTLVDGDRLRIGYGAQDISAHDKGAYTGEISGAMLAKLDCAYVLVGHSERREYHNEDDALVNAKIKAAFKNDIVPLLCVGEGLDVRKAGGQVEHVLSQVDGALKEIPAEQAERLVIAYEPVWAIGTGEVATPADAQEVCSAIRGRLAELYSADLADKVRVLYGGSVKGDNAPGIMAEKDVDGALVGGACLKAEEFVKIIRFAENG, from the coding sequence ATGACCCAGCGACTGCCGCTCATCGCGGGCAACTGGAAGATGAACAACAACCACCTGGAGGCCATCGCGCTCGTCCAGAAGCTGGCCTTCTCCCTGGAGGACAAGGACTACGAGGCCGCCGAGGTCGTCGTCCTGCCGCCGTTCACCGACATCCGCAGCGTGCAGACGCTGGTGGACGGCGACCGGCTGCGCATCGGGTACGGGGCCCAGGACATCTCCGCCCACGACAAGGGCGCCTACACCGGCGAGATCTCCGGCGCCATGCTGGCCAAGCTGGACTGCGCCTACGTCCTGGTGGGCCACTCCGAGCGCCGCGAGTACCACAACGAGGACGACGCGCTGGTCAACGCCAAGATCAAGGCCGCGTTCAAGAACGACATCGTGCCGCTGCTGTGCGTGGGCGAGGGCCTGGACGTGCGCAAGGCCGGCGGCCAGGTCGAGCACGTGCTGTCCCAGGTCGACGGCGCCCTCAAGGAGATCCCGGCCGAGCAGGCCGAGCGCCTCGTGATCGCCTATGAGCCGGTGTGGGCCATCGGCACCGGCGAGGTCGCCACCCCGGCCGACGCCCAGGAGGTGTGCTCGGCGATCCGCGGCCGCCTGGCCGAGCTGTACTCGGCCGACCTGGCCGACAAGGTGCGCGTGCTCTACGGCGGCTCGGTCAAGGGCGACAACGCCCCCGGCATCATGGCCGAGAAGGACGTGGACGGCGCCCTGGTGGGCGGCGCCTGCCTGAAGGCCGAGGAGTTCGTCAAGATCATCCGCTTCGCGGAGAACGGCTGA
- the secG gene encoding preprotein translocase subunit SecG, producing MILGLSIFVMLLSVLLVLLVLLHKGKGGGLSDMFGGGVTSSLGGSSVVERNLDRMTIIVAVLWIIAGVVLGLLINRGM from the coding sequence GTGATCCTCGGTCTGTCCATCTTCGTGATGCTTCTCAGCGTGCTGCTGGTCCTCCTCGTGCTGCTGCACAAGGGCAAGGGCGGCGGCCTCTCCGACATGTTCGGCGGCGGTGTCACCTCCTCGCTCGGTGGATCGTCGGTGGTCGAGCGCAACCTCGACCGGATGACCATCATCGTCGCCGTCCTCTGGATCATCGCCGGTGTCGTCCTCGGCCTGCTGATCAACCGGGGGATGTGA
- a CDS encoding RNA polymerase-binding protein RbpA: MGSGSAIRGSRVGAGPMGEAERGEAAPRIRVPFYCANLHEVVPSFASEALVPDEWDCPRCGFPAGKDKANPPSPPRTEPYKTHLAYVKERRSAEEGKLILDEALAKLRADRAAVEAHMRAARN, encoded by the coding sequence GTGGGTAGTGGCAGTGCCATCCGTGGCAGCCGGGTCGGAGCCGGTCCCATGGGCGAGGCGGAGCGCGGCGAGGCCGCCCCGCGCATCCGGGTCCCGTTCTACTGTGCGAACCTGCACGAGGTCGTGCCCAGTTTCGCCAGTGAGGCGCTCGTCCCCGACGAGTGGGACTGCCCCCGCTGCGGGTTCCCCGCGGGCAAGGACAAGGCGAACCCCCCGTCGCCGCCGCGCACCGAGCCCTACAAGACCCACCTGGCGTACGTGAAGGAGCGGCGCAGCGCGGAGGAGGGCAAGCTCATCCTCGACGAGGCCCTGGCCAAGCTGCGCGCCGACCGCGCCGCGGTCGAGGCCCACATGCGCGCCGCCCGCAACTGA
- a CDS encoding IclR family transcriptional regulator → MSIVPAATRALRLLRFLATRPGPVSAAAAAAELGIPRSSVYQLLEAMAEEGFVTHLPEERRWGLGVAAFEIGSAYLRHDGMERLARPLLARLTEATGATSHLGVLHGADTLYLLKEQPPHAPSLITGVGVRLPAHLTASGRAMLALLPRAQVRALYPGAAAFTDRTGRGPGDPAELRRVLAEEARQGWSIEDGQVTEGFVSVAAAALDHNGRPAAAISLTVPSARPVTPQALAGRVRDAAAELTRRLGGRTP, encoded by the coding sequence ATGAGCATCGTCCCGGCGGCGACCCGCGCCCTGCGGCTCCTGCGGTTCCTGGCGACGCGCCCGGGGCCGGTGTCGGCGGCGGCGGCCGCCGCGGAGCTGGGCATCCCGCGTTCCAGCGTCTACCAGCTGCTGGAGGCGATGGCCGAGGAGGGGTTCGTGACCCACCTGCCGGAGGAGCGGAGGTGGGGGCTGGGCGTGGCCGCCTTCGAGATCGGCTCGGCCTACCTGCGCCACGACGGCATGGAACGGCTGGCCCGGCCGCTGCTGGCGCGCCTCACCGAGGCCACCGGCGCCACCTCGCACCTGGGGGTGCTGCACGGCGCCGACACGCTCTACCTGCTCAAGGAGCAGCCGCCGCACGCGCCGTCGCTGATCACCGGGGTGGGAGTGCGCCTGCCCGCGCACCTGACCGCGTCCGGGCGCGCCATGCTGGCGCTGCTGCCGCGTGCCCAGGTGCGCGCCCTGTACCCCGGGGCGGCGGCGTTCACCGACCGCACCGGGCGCGGCCCGGGCGACCCCGCCGAGCTGCGCCGGGTGCTGGCCGAGGAGGCGCGGCAGGGCTGGTCCATCGAGGACGGCCAGGTGACGGAGGGGTTCGTGTCGGTGGCCGCCGCGGCGCTGGACCACAACGGGCGCCCCGCGGCGGCGATCAGCCTGACCGTGCCCAGCGCCCGCCCGGTCACCCCCCAGGCGCTGGCCGGCCGGGTGCGCGACGCGGCCGCCGAGCTGACGCGCAGGCTCGGCGGCCGCACCCCCTAG
- a CDS encoding FitA-like ribbon-helix-helix domain-containing protein codes for MSAIQIKDVPDEVREALAAEAKRSGKSLQAYLLALLEKEARFARNRAIVEQTPLPGAKLTVEEIVAAVREARGDGTPESGSEVA; via the coding sequence ATGAGCGCTATCCAGATCAAAGACGTCCCCGATGAGGTCAGAGAGGCCTTGGCCGCGGAGGCCAAGAGGTCGGGCAAATCGCTCCAGGCGTACTTGCTCGCCCTCTTGGAGAAAGAGGCCCGCTTCGCACGCAACCGTGCGATCGTCGAGCAGACTCCGTTGCCCGGAGCCAAGCTGACCGTGGAGGAGATCGTCGCCGCGGTGCGCGAGGCCCGAGGAGACGGCACCCCCGAGTCCGGAAGTGAAGTGGCGTGA
- a CDS encoding type II toxin-antitoxin system VapC family toxin — MIVVDTSALVDLYLGVSGHGSGVAQRVLGSDPEWYAPSHQPVELLSSMRGLVLGHKIPLPDAEAALKLYGMQTIGYVEVVGAIAERVWELRNNVSAYDAAYAAVAEALDCALVTADARLAAAPGLRCEVRVIR, encoded by the coding sequence GTGATCGTTGTCGACACCTCGGCCCTCGTCGACCTCTACCTCGGAGTGTCCGGACACGGTTCCGGAGTCGCCCAAAGAGTCCTCGGCAGCGACCCGGAGTGGTACGCGCCGAGCCATCAGCCGGTGGAACTCCTGAGCTCGATGCGGGGGCTCGTGCTGGGACACAAGATCCCCCTGCCCGACGCGGAGGCCGCGCTCAAGCTCTACGGGATGCAGACCATCGGCTACGTCGAAGTGGTCGGGGCGATCGCCGAGCGCGTCTGGGAGCTGCGCAACAACGTCAGCGCCTATGACGCCGCCTACGCGGCGGTCGCCGAAGCGCTGGACTGCGCCCTGGTCACCGCGGACGCCCGACTCGCCGCGGCTCCGGGGCTGCGCTGTGAGGTGAGGGTGATCCGTTAG
- the hutH gene encoding histidine ammonia-lyase, which produces MSTAVAPVTVGGAPLTPAQVLAVARHGAHVTLTEEARKAVRHGRERVEALARGEVPAYGVSTGFGALATRHIAPDLRARLQRSLIRSHAAGAGPEVEREVVRALMLLRLRTLASGNTGVEVATVETLAALLNAGITPVVHEYGSLGCSGDLAPLSHVALALMGEGDVRDSAGELKPAFTALHEAGITPVELGAKEGLALINGTDGMLGMLALACTDLERLLKVADITAAMSVEALLGTDRVFADDLQRMRPHPGQAASAANLRALLAGSPIVASHRGPDCSRVQDAYSLRCAPQVAGAARDTLAHALTVAGRELDSVIDNPVVLDDGRVESNGNFHGAPVAYVLDFLAIAVADVASIAERRTDRMLDVSRSHGLPAFLADDPGVDSGHMIAQYTQAAIVSELKRLAVPASVDSIPSSAMQEDHVSMGWSAARKLRRAVDGLTGVLAVELLTAARALDLRSPLEPGPATGAVVRALREHVQGPGPDRYLAPEIARVGELITDGSVLAAAESVTPLQ; this is translated from the coding sequence ATGTCCACAGCAGTTGCTCCCGTCACCGTCGGCGGCGCCCCGCTCACCCCGGCCCAAGTCCTGGCCGTCGCCCGCCACGGCGCCCACGTCACCCTCACCGAGGAGGCCCGCAAGGCCGTCCGGCACGGCCGCGAGCGGGTCGAGGCCCTGGCCCGCGGCGAGGTCCCCGCGTACGGCGTCAGTACCGGGTTCGGCGCCCTGGCCACCCGCCACATCGCCCCCGACCTGCGGGCGCGGCTGCAGCGCTCGCTCATCCGCTCGCACGCCGCGGGCGCCGGCCCTGAGGTGGAGCGCGAGGTGGTGCGCGCGCTGATGCTGTTGCGCCTGCGCACGCTGGCCTCGGGCAACACCGGGGTCGAGGTGGCCACCGTCGAGACCCTGGCCGCCCTGCTCAACGCTGGGATCACCCCCGTCGTGCACGAGTACGGCAGCCTGGGCTGCTCCGGAGACCTGGCCCCGCTGTCGCACGTCGCGCTGGCCCTGATGGGGGAGGGCGACGTGCGCGACTCCGCCGGGGAGCTCAAGCCCGCCTTCACCGCCCTGCACGAGGCCGGGATCACGCCGGTGGAGCTGGGCGCCAAGGAGGGCCTGGCGCTCATCAACGGCACCGACGGCATGCTCGGCATGCTCGCTCTGGCCTGCACGGACCTGGAGCGGCTGCTCAAGGTCGCCGACATCACCGCCGCCATGAGCGTGGAGGCGCTGCTGGGCACCGACCGGGTGTTCGCCGACGACCTCCAGCGGATGCGCCCCCACCCCGGGCAGGCCGCCTCCGCCGCCAACCTGCGCGCCCTGCTCGCCGGCTCCCCGATCGTCGCCTCCCACCGCGGCCCCGACTGCAGCCGGGTCCAGGACGCCTACTCGCTGCGCTGCGCCCCCCAGGTGGCCGGCGCCGCCCGCGACACCCTGGCCCACGCGCTCACCGTCGCCGGCCGGGAGCTGGACAGCGTCATCGACAACCCGGTGGTGCTCGACGACGGCCGGGTGGAGTCCAACGGCAACTTCCACGGCGCGCCGGTGGCCTACGTGCTCGACTTCCTGGCCATCGCGGTCGCCGACGTGGCGTCCATCGCCGAGCGCCGCACCGACCGCATGCTCGACGTGTCCCGCTCGCACGGGCTGCCCGCCTTCCTGGCCGACGACCCCGGCGTCGACTCCGGCCACATGATCGCCCAGTACACCCAGGCCGCCATCGTCTCCGAGCTCAAGCGCCTGGCGGTGCCCGCCAGCGTCGACTCCATCCCGAGCTCGGCGATGCAGGAGGACCACGTGTCCATGGGCTGGTCGGCCGCCCGCAAGCTGCGCCGCGCCGTCGACGGCCTGACCGGCGTGCTGGCCGTCGAGCTGCTGACCGCCGCCCGCGCTCTGGACCTGCGCTCGCCACTGGAGCCGGGCCCGGCCACCGGCGCCGTCGTGCGCGCCCTGCGCGAGCACGTCCAGGGCCCCGGCCCCGACCGCTACCTGGCCCCCGAGATCGCCCGGGTCGGCGAACTCATCACCGACGGCTCGGTTCTCGCGGCCGCCGAATCCGTCACCCCGCTGCAGTGA
- the hutU gene encoding urocanate hydratase, whose product MSTPRTVRAARGTTLSAKGWQQEAALRMFHNNLDPEVAEHPEELVVYGGTGKAARDWRSFDRITASLRDLEGDETLLVQSGRPVGIMRTHEWAPRVLIANSNLVGDWANWPEFRRLEAQGLTMYGQMTAGSWIYIGTQGILQGTYETFAAVAAKRFNGTLAGTITLTAGLGGMGGAQPLAVTMNDGVAIVVECDSSRIDRRIEHRYLDVRADGLDHALELATAARDQRRPLSIGVLGNAAEVFPELLSRGAPIDIVTDQTSAHDPLAYLPAGVAFEDWKGLAAAKPEEFTVRARESMAAHVEAMVGFLDAGAEVFDYGNSIRDEARQGGFTRAFDFPGFVPAYIRPLFCEGKGPFRWAALSGDPADIARTDRAILDLFPENEHLGRWIRMAGERVAFQGLPARICWLGQGERAAAGQRFNELVAAGEITAPLAIGRDHLDTGSVASPYRETEGMKDGSDAIADWPLLNALVNTSSGASWVSIHHGGGVGMGRSLHAGQVSVADGTELAAAKLERVLTNDPAMGVIRHVDAGYEQAEQVARAHGIRVPMREGE is encoded by the coding sequence ATGAGCACCCCGCGCACCGTCCGCGCCGCCCGCGGCACCACCCTGTCGGCCAAGGGCTGGCAGCAGGAGGCCGCCCTGCGCATGTTCCACAACAACCTCGACCCCGAGGTCGCCGAGCACCCCGAGGAGCTGGTGGTCTACGGCGGCACCGGCAAGGCCGCCCGCGACTGGCGCAGCTTCGACCGCATCACCGCGTCCCTGCGCGACCTGGAGGGCGACGAGACCCTGCTGGTGCAGTCCGGCCGCCCGGTCGGCATCATGCGCACCCACGAGTGGGCGCCCCGCGTCCTCATCGCCAACTCCAACCTGGTGGGCGACTGGGCGAACTGGCCCGAGTTCCGCCGCCTGGAGGCGCAGGGGCTGACCATGTACGGGCAGATGACCGCCGGTTCGTGGATCTACATCGGCACCCAGGGCATCCTCCAGGGCACCTACGAGACGTTCGCGGCGGTCGCCGCCAAGCGCTTCAACGGGACGCTGGCCGGCACCATCACCCTGACCGCCGGCCTGGGCGGCATGGGCGGCGCCCAGCCCCTCGCGGTGACCATGAACGACGGCGTGGCGATCGTGGTGGAGTGCGACTCCAGCCGCATCGACCGCCGCATCGAGCACCGCTACCTGGACGTGCGCGCCGACGGCCTGGACCACGCCCTGGAGCTGGCGACCGCCGCCCGCGACCAGCGCCGCCCGCTGTCCATCGGCGTCCTGGGCAACGCCGCCGAGGTGTTCCCGGAACTGCTCTCGCGCGGGGCGCCCATCGACATCGTCACCGACCAGACCTCCGCCCACGACCCGCTGGCCTACCTGCCCGCCGGGGTGGCGTTCGAGGACTGGAAGGGCCTGGCCGCCGCCAAGCCCGAGGAGTTCACGGTGCGGGCCCGCGAGTCGATGGCCGCGCACGTGGAGGCGATGGTCGGGTTCCTGGACGCGGGGGCGGAGGTGTTCGACTACGGCAACTCCATCCGCGACGAGGCCCGCCAGGGCGGGTTCACCCGGGCCTTCGACTTCCCCGGGTTCGTGCCCGCCTACATCCGGCCGCTGTTCTGCGAGGGCAAGGGGCCGTTCCGGTGGGCGGCGCTGTCGGGCGACCCCGCCGACATCGCCCGCACCGACCGCGCGATCCTGGACCTGTTCCCCGAGAACGAGCACCTGGGCCGGTGGATCCGCATGGCCGGCGAGCGGGTGGCGTTCCAGGGGCTCCCGGCCCGCATCTGCTGGCTGGGACAGGGCGAGCGGGCCGCCGCCGGACAGCGGTTCAACGAGCTCGTGGCGGCCGGGGAGATCACCGCCCCGCTGGCGATCGGCCGCGACCACCTGGACACCGGCTCGGTGGCCTCCCCCTACCGGGAGACCGAGGGCATGAAGGACGGCTCCGACGCCATCGCCGACTGGCCACTGCTGAACGCCCTGGTCAACACCTCCTCGGGCGCCTCCTGGGTGTCCATCCACCACGGCGGCGGCGTGGGCATGGGCCGCTCCCTGCACGCCGGCCAGGTCAGCGTCGCCGACGGCACCGAACTGGCCGCCGCCAAACTGGAGCGGGTGCTCACCAACGACCCGGCCATGGGCGTCATCCGCCACGTGGACGCCGGGTACGAGCAGGCCGAGCAGGTCGCCCGGGCCCACGGCATCCGCGTTCCGATGCGCGAGGGGGAGTAG